In Raphanus sativus cultivar WK10039 unplaced genomic scaffold, ASM80110v3 Scaffold0449, whole genome shotgun sequence, a genomic segment contains:
- the LOC130502214 gene encoding 30S ribosomal protein S20, chloroplastic-like gives MATLVQCLSSCATLNPKFKSLSLNGASSSLSTRRGVCSSSLSFSQSVSQCVAFSSGNMWVEKNKPARQSIVCEAAPTKKADSAAKRARQAEKRRVYNKSKKSEARTRMKKVLEALDGLKKKADAVPDEIVTVEKLIGEAYSAIDKAVKVRALHKNTGARRKSRLARRKKAVEIHHGWYVPAAAAEAVTMAA, from the exons ATGGCGACATTAGTCCAGTGTCTTTCTTCCTGTGCGACACTCAATCCCAAATTCAAATCCCTTTCTCTTAACggagcttcttcttccttgtccACTCGTCGTGGTGTCTGCTCTTCTTCCCTTAGCTTCTCTCAGAGCGTTTCTCAATGTGTCGCCTTCTCCTCCG GGAATATGTGGGTAGAGAAGAATAAGCCAGCAAGGCAATCGATTGTGTGCGAGGCTGCTCCCACCAAGAAAGCTGATTCAGCTGCCAAGAGAGCTCGCCAAGCTGAGAAGAGGCGCGTTTACAACAAGTCTAAAAAGTCCGAAGCCCGCACACGGATGAAGAAG GTTTTGGAAGCACTTGATGGGCTCAAGAAGAAGGCAGATGCGGTACCTGACGAGATTGTAACCGTGGAGAAACTGATAGGAGAGGCTTACTCTGCTATAGACAAAGCAGTCAAGGTTAGAGCGCTACACAAGAACACTGGTGCGCGTAGGAAGTCTCGGCTGGCTAGGAGGAAAAAGGCCGTTGAGATCCACCACGGTTGGTATGTCCCTGCCGCAGCAGCAGAAGCTGTCACCATGGCTGCGTAA
- the LOC130502215 gene encoding protein CUP-SHAPED COTYLEDON 1-like, with protein MDMDAFSGWERSSRYEDETIMPPGFRFHPTDEELITYYLLKKVLDSNFSCAAISQVDLNKSEPWSFPEKAKMGEKEWYFFTLRDRKYPTGLRTNRATEAGYWKATGKDREIKSSKTKSLLGMKKTLVFYKGRAPKGEKSCWVMHEYRLDGKFSYRYITSSAKDEWVLSKVCLKSSVVGRETKLVSSSSSPVSVAGEVSSGVNVSSSVIAPIIDAFATEHVSCFSNTSATAHHADASFPTYLPAPPPLLPRQPRRVGGDDDDVAFGQFMDLGSSGQFNVDVDDAGFFSPNLPSLPPTVLLPPLYGGGSALSFWPFAM; from the exons ATGGATATGGATGCCTTTAGTGGTTGGGAGAGATCATCTAGATATGAAGATGAAACCATAATGCCACCTGGGTTTAGGTTTCATCCTACTGATGAAGAGCTCATCACTTACTATCTCCTCAAGAAGGTCCTTGACTCTAATTTCTCTTGTGCCGCTATTTCCCAAGTTGATCTCAACAAGTCTGAGCCTTGGAGCTTCC CAGAGAAAGCCAAAATGGGGGAGAAAGAGTGGTACTTCTTCACACTAAGAGACCGGAAGTACCCAACAGGACTGAGAACGAACAGAGCTACAGAAGCTGGCTACTGGAAAGCAACTGGTAAAGACAGAGAGATCAAAAGCTCAAAGACAAAGTCGCTTCTTGGGATGAAGAAAACGCTTGTGTTTTACAAAGGCAGAGCTCCTAAAGGTGAAAAAAGCTGTTGGGTCATGCATGAGTATCGTCTCGACGGCAAATTCTCTTACCGTTACATTACTTCCTCCGCTAAG GATGAATGGGTTCTCTCTAAAGTTTGTCTGAAAAGCAGCGTTGTCGGCAGAGAGACGAAGttggtctcttcttcttcttctcccgtTTCCGTCGCCGGAGAAGTCTCCTCCGGTGTAAATGTCTCATCTTCTGTGATTGCTCCGATCATTGACGCCTTTGCGACGGAGCACGTGTCCTGTTTCTCCAATACCTCTGCTACAGCTCATCATGCCGATGCGAGTTTTCCGACGTACCTTCCGGCTCCACCTCCTTTACTGCCACGTCAGCCTCGACGCGtaggtggtgatgatgatgacgtgGCGTTTGGTCAGTTCATGGATCTGGGATCTTCAGGTCAGTTTAACGTCGACGTCGACGACGCAGGGTTCTTCTCACCGAATCTGCCTTCTCTGCCTCCGACGGTTCTTCTTCCTCCACTGTACGGTGGTGGCTCGGCCCTGAGTTTCTGGCCGTTTGCTATGTGA